GGTTTCGTTCGACGAGTGTGACGTCTGGGGCCGGTGTGATCGGCGTACGCCGCCTCGCCCGGCCGACGAGCTCACCCGCACGGGCCGATGCCGCGGCGAGCAACCCCCACCGCCGTACGCCGTAGGGGGGTGCGGTCGGCTGCCCTTCACGCCCCACGTGCGGCACCACTCGCGCCCCACGGGCACCATTCGTCGAACGAAACCGGGCGTTCAGCCGGGGAGAAACGTTCGACGAGCGGGCGTGTCGTTAGTCGGGCGGTGAAACTGCCCCCACCCTCCAACTCACAGCAGGGTCGACCAGTAGTCCCAGAACCGGATGGCGATGGCGCCGATGATGACGACGTAGATCAGCACCGGGCCGAGCAGGTGGTAGTCGCGCAGGGTGCGGGTGAGGCCGCTGCGGGCGAGGCCCGCGCCGAGGTGCCCGGCGCGCAGGTTGTGCAGGGTGGTGTACCAGAACATCGGGATGACGACGGCCCACACCACCATGCAGTAGGGGCACAGCGCGTCGATGGTGTAGATGCTCTGGTAGGCCAGCCAGCTGATGAACACCATGCCGGCGGTGACGCCGAGCTGCAGGCCGAGCCAGTACCACCGCGCCAGCCTGCCGCCGGCGAGCATCGCCATGGCGGAGGCCAGGACGAGCGGGAAGCCCGCGACGCCGAGGATCGGGTTGGGGAAGCCGAACAGCGCGGCCTGGTCGGTCACCATCACCGACCCGCACGAGAGCACCGGGTTGAGCGAGCAGGACGGGACGTAGCCCGGGTCCTCGGCGAGCATGATCCGCTCGATCAGCAGCGTGGCCGAGGCGACCAGACCGATCAGTGCGCCGATCGCCAGGAGCCACACGAGTGCTTTGCTCGGCTCGGTGCGCACGACGTCGTCGGCGGGGTCGGCGTAGGGGTCGTCGTGGGCCAGCTCCGACTCGAACTCCGAGTCAGGGGCCGAGTCGTAGTCGGTCGTGGTGCCACTCATCGACGCTCTCCTTGCGCGAGGAACTCCAGCTGGGCGCGGACGCTGAGCTCGGCGGCGCCCCACAGCACGGGGTCGACGTCGGCATACACCGTCTCCACCACGGTACGCGCGTCGGCCTCGCTCGCCCGCACTCCCAGGGAATTCACAGCTTCGCGCACTTGCTCGAGGCGCTGCTGGCGGTGGCTGCGGTAGTAGTCGAGCGCGGCCAGCGCATCGGTGATCACCGGGCCGTGGCCGGGCCAGATCGCGGTGGCCTCCTGTGCCTCGGCCAGCGCGTGCAGCCGGTCGAGGGAGTCGAGGTAGGCGCCGAGCTGGCCGTCGGGGTGGGCGACCACCGTCGTGCCGCGGCCGAGCACGGTGTCGCCGGTCAGCACCGCACGCTCGGCCGGCACCATGAACGACAGCGAGTCGGCCGTGTGACCGGGCGTGCCGACGACGTGCACCTCCAGCCCCTCGACCGCGACGACGTCACCGTCGTACAGACCCTCCGAGCCCAGCCGGTACGCCGGGTCCAGCGCGCGCACCCCACAGCCCATCCGCTCGGCGAAGGAGCGGGCCGCCTCGGAGTGGTCGTGGTGGTGGTGGGTGAGGAGCACGGCGGCGACCTCGCCTGCAGTCTCGGCGACCGCATCCAGGTGGCTGAGGATCTCCGGGCCGGGGTCGACGACGATCGACCGGCGGGCATCGGGCTCGCGCAGCACCCAGGTGTTGGTGCCGTCGAGGGTCATGATGTTGGGGTTGGGCGCGAGCACGCACTGCGCGCGTTCGCCGAACGACCCCCCGCTCCAGGTCGCCGCCGGGTCCGTCACACCGGGCTCCCCGGCCCGCGCCGGCGCTCGGCGACCAGCGGCCGCAGCCGGTCCGGCATCGACAGCGTCCAACCGTCCCCCAGCGCCTCGACGCTCGGGGTGAACATCGACGCCGTCCGCTGCCGGGCCTCGGCGAAGGCCGCGTCGGGGTCGGCGTACTGGCTGATGTCGAGGCAGGTGAGGTACGTCGGCGGCAGCATCGCCAGCGTGCCGGCGTCGGCCTGCTCGGCGGCCACCGCAGCCGGGAGCCACGTCACCTCCGACGACTCCCGCGACACGTCGCGGGTGCGCTGGCCCTCGGGCAGCCGCGCGACGAAGAACCAGGTGCGGTAGCGCTTGGGCTCGAAGACCGGTGTGAGCCAGGCGTCCCACACCTCCAGCAGGTCGGTGCGCAGCACAAGCCCGCGGCGGTGGAGGAACTCGGTCATCGCCAGCTCGCGCGACTCCAGCGCGTGCCGGTCGGCCTCCCAGTCCTCACCGGTGGTGTCGGCGACGACCTCGTCGGCGGTGCCGGCCAGCAGCACCCCGGACTCCTCGAACGTCTCCCGCACGGCCGCGCACACCAGCGCCCGCGCGGTCTCCTCATCGCAGCCGAGCCGCGCCGCCCACTGCTGCGGCGACGGACCGGCCCACGCGACCGCGGCGTCGAAGTCGCGCTTGTCGACGCCACCGCCCGGGAAGACCGCCATCCCGGCGGCGAAGTCCATCGAGACCTGGCGCCGCAGCAGGTAGGCCTCGGGGCCTTCGGGGCCCGGACGCAGCAGCACCACGGTCGCGGCGTCGCGCGGCTCGACCGGCGTACGCCGCCCGTCGTCGTACTCACGCGCGACCTCGAGCAGGTGCGCGGGCAACGGCACCGGAGGAAGCGGGATGCGCACGCTCAGACCTCGACCATCAGCTCGACCTCGACCGGCGCGTCGAGCGGCAGGACCGCGACGCCCACCGCCGAGCGCGCGTGCGCGCCCACCTCGGCGAACACCTCGCCCAGCAGCTCCGAGACGCCGTTGGCGACCTGCGGCTGCCCGGTGAAGTCGGGGGTGGAGGCGACGAAGACGACGACCTTGACGATCCGCTTCACCCGCGACAGCTCACCGATCTCGGCGTGCACCGCGGCGATCGCGTTGAGGGCGCACTGCCGGGCGCAGTCGTAGGCCTCCTCGGCCGACACCTCGCCGCCGACCTTGCCGGTGCGGATGAGCTGGCCGTCGACCATGGGCAGCTGACCGGAGGTGAAGACGTGCGAGCCCGAGCGCACCGCGGGGACGTACGCCGCCACCGGCGCGGCCACGGCCGGGATCTGCAGGCCGAGGTCGGCGAGCCGCTCCTCGGGGGTCAGCGCCGGGCCGGTCATGCGCTCTTGGGTCGCTTGAAGTAGGCGACCAGGTTCTCGGGGTTCATGCCCGGCACGATCTGCACGAGCTCCCAGCCGTCCTCACCGAAGTTGTCGAGGATCTGCTTGGTCGCGTGCACGAGCACGGGCGCGGTCAGGTACTCCCACTTGGTCATGCCCGCGACCCTACTCGGCCCGACCGATTAGGTTCGCCGGTGTGGACCCCGACCTCACCCTGCGGTACGCCGATCACGACGACGCGCTCGTGGACGTGCACCTGCCGCCGGCCCTGCGCGCTGCCGGGTCCCGCGACGCGGCAGCGACGCCACCGGCCCCGGTCGTCCTCCTCATCCACGGCGGCTTCTGGCGCGTGGCCTACGACCGCACCCACACCCGGCCGATGGCCCGCGCCTTCGCTGATGCCGGGGCCGTCGTGCTCACCCCGGAGTACCGCCGCGTCGGCGGCGTCGGGCGCCTCGCCGGGGGCTGGCCGCACACCTTCGACGACGTCGACGCCGCCTACGCCGTCGTCCCCAACCTCCTCGCCGGGGCCGGCGTCCGGCCGACCAGCCTTACCGTTGCCGGCCACTCCGCCGGCGGCCACCTCGCGCTCTGGCTCGCCAACCAGGCCGGCGCCGGACGCCCCGTCATCGACCGGGTCGTCGGGCTCGCTCCGGTCGGCGACCTGCAGGCGGCGTACGACGCAGGCCTCGGCGACGGCGCCGTGCAGGCACTGCTCGGCGGGCGACCCGAGGACCACCCCGAGCGGTACGCCGCCGCGGACCCGGCGCTGCGGATGGGCGACCGTCCCAGGAGTGCGGTGGTCGTCGTCCACGGCGAGGACGACGACATCGTCCCGCTGGCCAACTCCGAGGGGCTCGTCGCGCGACGCCCCTGGATCGAGCTCGTGCGCGCACCCGGCGGCCACTTCGGCGTGATCACCCCGGACAGCGCCGCCTGGCCGCGCGTCGTCGCGGCCGTCCTCGGGTCCTCGTCGTGACGGTCGCGCCCATCGATCCACTGCCCGAGCTCCCGGGCCGGCGACCACGACGCCTCTCCCCGCGCGCCGCCCATCTCTGGGACCTCGCGCTCACCGGCGTGCTGCTGCTCGGGGTCGCGGCGATGGTGGTCGCTCGCTTGGACCCGCTGCACGTCCTGCTGTCTGCAGCCCAGATCGCCCCGCTCCTCGTCCGGCGTACCCACCCCCTCCCCGCGTTCCTCACCGTCGCCGCCGCCTCCGCGCTCCAGGTGCCCCTGATCGACGAGCCGGTCTGGGGACAGGTCGCCTTCCCGATCGCCGTCTACAGCGCAGCGCGGTTCGGCCGCGCGTGGCACGGCCACCTCGCGCTCGCGGTCGGGATCTGCGCAGCGGCGGTCGCGGCGTACGACTGGAGCTGGTCTGCCGACCCGGACGTGCTCGACAGCACCTTCTGGGCCAACGCGACCCTCATCGCCGTCATCGTCGTCGCCTGCTGGGCGCTCGGCACGCTCGCGCGCGTGCGCCGTGCCTACATCGACCAGCTCGAACGCGGCCACGCCCAGCTGCGCGCCGACGCCCAGCAGCGCATCGAGCTCGCCGCCGCGGACGAGCGGGCGCGGATCGCCCGCGAGATGCACGACGTCGTCGCCCACGGGCTGTCGGTGATCGTCGTGCAGGCTGACGGCGCGAGGTACGCCGCCGCGCGCGATCCCGAGGTCGCCACCCGCACCCTGGGCACTATCGCCGCGACCGCGCGCGAGTCCCTGACCCAGATGCGCGGCCTGCTCGGGCTCCTGCGCACCGGGGAGCCGCTCGACGCGACCGCCGGCGCGTCCGCGCAGCTGCGTCCGCAGCCGACCCTCGGTGACCTGGACGAGCTCCTCGCCACCGTCGAGGGTCTGCACGTGGACGCCACGCTCCCCGACCCCCTGCCCGAGGTCTCCCCCGGCGTCGGCCTGGCCGTCTATCGCACCGTCCAGGAGTCGCTCACCAACGTGCGCAAGCACGCCGCGGCCGGCCGGGTGGAGGTGCGGGTCGCCGACGAAGGTACGGCGATCGTGGTCGAGGTCCACGACGACGGCAGGGGCGCGGCCACCGCGGTGAGCGACGACGGTGAGGGCCAGGGCCTGCGCGGGATGCGCGAGCGCGTCGCGGCACTCGGCGGCGAGGTGACGGCCGGACCCGCCCCCGGCGGTGGGTGGCGGGTGCGTGCCAGGATCCCGCTGGCGCCGATGAGCACGGTGTCGGCAACGGGAGGGGACCGCACGTGATCCGGGTCTTCCTCGTCGACGACCAGCACATGGTGCGCGCCGGCTTCCGGATGCTCATCGAGAGCCAGGACGACATGACGGTCGTCGGCGAGGCCGGGGACGGCAACGAAGCCCTCCAGCGACTGGCGGTGACCGGCACCGACGTGGTGCTGATGGACGTCCGGATGCCGCGCCTCGACGGCGTCCAGGCGACCGCCGAGCTCACTGCTCGCGGGGAGCTGCCGCGGGTGATCGTGCTGACGACCTTCGACCTCGACGAGTACGCCTTCGCCGCCATCCGCGCGGGCGCGTCGGCGTTCCTGCTCAAGGACGCCACCCCGCCCGAGCTGCTCACTGCGATCCGGTCGGTGCACGCGGGCGACGCGGTGGTGTCGCCGCGGGTCACCCGCCGGCTGCTGGCCCACTTCGCCGAGAGCCTCCCCGACCCGGCAACTGCGGGCCTCTCCGCCTCCGCT
The nucleotide sequence above comes from Nocardioides massiliensis. Encoded proteins:
- a CDS encoding vitamin K epoxide reductase family protein, which encodes MSGTTTDYDSAPDSEFESELAHDDPYADPADDVVRTEPSKALVWLLAIGALIGLVASATLLIERIMLAEDPGYVPSCSLNPVLSCGSVMVTDQAALFGFPNPILGVAGFPLVLASAMAMLAGGRLARWYWLGLQLGVTAGMVFISWLAYQSIYTIDALCPYCMVVWAVVIPMFWYTTLHNLRAGHLGAGLARSGLTRTLRDYHLLGPVLIYVVIIGAIAIRFWDYWSTLL
- a CDS encoding MBL fold metallo-hydrolase: MTDPAATWSGGSFGERAQCVLAPNPNIMTLDGTNTWVLREPDARRSIVVDPGPEILSHLDAVAETAGEVAAVLLTHHHHDHSEAARSFAERMGCGVRALDPAYRLGSEGLYDGDVVAVEGLEVHVVGTPGHTADSLSFMVPAERAVLTGDTVLGRGTTVVAHPDGQLGAYLDSLDRLHALAEAQEATAIWPGHGPVITDALAALDYYRSHRQQRLEQVREAVNSLGVRASEADARTVVETVYADVDPVLWGAAELSVRAQLEFLAQGERR
- a CDS encoding NUDIX hydrolase, producing the protein MRIPLPPVPLPAHLLEVAREYDDGRRTPVEPRDAATVVLLRPGPEGPEAYLLRRQVSMDFAAGMAVFPGGGVDKRDFDAAVAWAGPSPQQWAARLGCDEETARALVCAAVRETFEESGVLLAGTADEVVADTTGEDWEADRHALESRELAMTEFLHRRGLVLRTDLLEVWDAWLTPVFEPKRYRTWFFVARLPEGQRTRDVSRESSEVTWLPAAVAAEQADAGTLAMLPPTYLTCLDISQYADPDAAFAEARQRTASMFTPSVEALGDGWTLSMPDRLRPLVAERRRGPGSPV
- a CDS encoding RidA family protein, which translates into the protein MTGPALTPEERLADLGLQIPAVAAPVAAYVPAVRSGSHVFTSGQLPMVDGQLIRTGKVGGEVSAEEAYDCARQCALNAIAAVHAEIGELSRVKRIVKVVVFVASTPDFTGQPQVANGVSELLGEVFAEVGAHARSAVGVAVLPLDAPVEVELMVEV
- a CDS encoding DUF4177 domain-containing protein; this encodes MTKWEYLTAPVLVHATKQILDNFGEDGWELVQIVPGMNPENLVAYFKRPKSA
- a CDS encoding alpha/beta hydrolase family protein, producing MDPDLTLRYADHDDALVDVHLPPALRAAGSRDAAATPPAPVVLLIHGGFWRVAYDRTHTRPMARAFADAGAVVLTPEYRRVGGVGRLAGGWPHTFDDVDAAYAVVPNLLAGAGVRPTSLTVAGHSAGGHLALWLANQAGAGRPVIDRVVGLAPVGDLQAAYDAGLGDGAVQALLGGRPEDHPERYAAADPALRMGDRPRSAVVVVHGEDDDIVPLANSEGLVARRPWIELVRAPGGHFGVITPDSAAWPRVVAAVLGSSS
- a CDS encoding sensor histidine kinase, which codes for MTVAPIDPLPELPGRRPRRLSPRAAHLWDLALTGVLLLGVAAMVVARLDPLHVLLSAAQIAPLLVRRTHPLPAFLTVAAASALQVPLIDEPVWGQVAFPIAVYSAARFGRAWHGHLALAVGICAAAVAAYDWSWSADPDVLDSTFWANATLIAVIVVACWALGTLARVRRAYIDQLERGHAQLRADAQQRIELAAADERARIAREMHDVVAHGLSVIVVQADGARYAAARDPEVATRTLGTIAATARESLTQMRGLLGLLRTGEPLDATAGASAQLRPQPTLGDLDELLATVEGLHVDATLPDPLPEVSPGVGLAVYRTVQESLTNVRKHAAAGRVEVRVADEGTAIVVEVHDDGRGAATAVSDDGEGQGLRGMRERVAALGGEVTAGPAPGGGWRVRARIPLAPMSTVSATGGDRT
- a CDS encoding response regulator is translated as MIRVFLVDDQHMVRAGFRMLIESQDDMTVVGEAGDGNEALQRLAVTGTDVVLMDVRMPRLDGVQATAELTARGELPRVIVLTTFDLDEYAFAAIRAGASAFLLKDATPPELLTAIRSVHAGDAVVSPRVTRRLLAHFAESLPDPATAGLSASASAHDRLTALTEREREVLVLVGRGRSNTEIAEDLVVAEATVKTHVGRVLAKTGSRDRVQLVVLAYETGLVSPGE